Proteins from a genomic interval of Oncorhynchus clarkii lewisi isolate Uvic-CL-2024 chromosome 13, UVic_Ocla_1.0, whole genome shotgun sequence:
- the LOC139423776 gene encoding uncharacterized protein gives MFALCATTLLYFLSFSQSAPAAALACEDLLKPMDPPRLDQQLLRKWALVAGSLSHPASLESLKTRDGITMEFSPSTPNTTQNSNTTTTVHYTQTNRFGSRCESLTYNISLINDNSTFQFDVGGRFNLTGVFLETSCPDCLVMKWEVSSRRRESTDLYLLRKTEGGREVEEEELEEFRKQVECMGLPPPVVMEPGNALCGSYQLPWKH, from the exons ATGTTCGCTCTATGTGCCACGactctcctgtacttcctgtctTTTAGCCAATCAGCTCCTGCTGCAGCTCTAGCCTGTGAGGACCTCCTTAAGCCCATGGATCCACCACGACTAGACCAGCAGCTCTTGAGGAAATGGGCCCTCGTCGCAGGCAGCCTGAGCCACCCTGCATCCCTGGAGAGTCTCAAG ACCAGAGACGGCATCACCATGGAGTTTTCACCCTCCACCCCCAACACCACCCAGAactccaacaccaccacaacCGTCCACTACACCCAGACTAACCGTTTCGGCAGCCGATGCGAGTCTCTAACCTACAATATCTCACTCATCAACGACAACAGCACCTTCCAGTTCGACGTGGGGGGCCGATTCAACCTCACTGGGGTCTTCCTGGAGACCTCCTGCCCAGACTGTCTGGTGATGAA gtGGGAGGTGAGCTCCAGGAGGAGGGAGTCTACGGACCTGTACCTGCTGAGGAAGacggagggtgggagagaggtggaggaagaggagttgGAAGAGTTCAGGAAACAGGTGGAGTGTATGGGGCTGCCGCCGCCAGTGGTGATGGAGCCGGGGAATGCCCTCTGTGGTTCCTATCAGCTCCCCTGGaaacactga
- the LOC139424455 gene encoding paralemmin-3 produces MDEAEKYQQRLQAITEKRRLQEEQERAKREMEEERLRLQQLKRKSLRDQWLMDGPSSPTSSEPRSPLWGSQAQEMEQHIDKLQTESQRLAEEEEKLEQQMEDGRANAAVVVEATAEADQAVILENGQEEVEAESVLGTVEAALLERAEILTNGRGEGEGQAATHNASEEGGLRNSTNGPVTVVPEDGAITMTFLGLTEAEPGEAPVIEEGGLIMMRAERVIINDEGDELANDLSSTGQEQEVDSAVSNQRSETTPEESSEVAKETETEADTVTRGLGEGQMDTVTRDLGEGQMDTVTGDLGEGQMDTVIGDLGEGQMDTVIGDLGERQMEGVGNSGGEEEAQPVEEAPVSDLQAPDDGVVAAVPVYSETLLTPRPDAEGEAAGEPAEGDVEVKTEVEVKGEEEASLAPESAILPGGQFLEVSLVEPRTEPEQEPLLFPSKAQTLALGEQAPATPETLTATRGEAEGGVDVAPKRKTCQCCSVM; encoded by the exons ATGGACGAGGCAGAGAAGTACCAACAGAGACTGCAGGCGATCACT gagaAGCGTCGTCTGCAGGAGGAACAGGAGAGGgccaagagggagatggaggaggagcgGCTGAGGCTACAGCAGCTCAAG AGGAAGTCTCTTAGAGACCAGTGGCTGATGGACGGCCCCTCTTCCCCCACATCCTCAGAGCCTCGTTCCCCGCTGTGGGGCTCCCAGGCCCAGGAGATGGAGCAACACATAGACAA gttgcAGACAGAGAGTCAACGGttagcggaggaggaggagaaactggagcagcagatgGAAGATGGCCGAGCt AATGCAGCGGTGGTGGTGGAGGCTACAGCAG AAGCAGACCAAGCAGTTATCTTGGAGAATGGACAGGAAGAAGTAGAGGCTGAATCCG TTTTAGGAACAGTTGAGGCAGCACTATTGGAACGAGCTGAGATCCTCAccaatgggagaggagagggggaggggcaagCTGCTACCCACAATGCATCAGAGGAGGGCGGACTGCGCAACAGCACCAACGGTCCAGTGACAGTCGTCCCTGAAGATGGTGCCATTACCATGACGTTCCTGGGGCTCACGGAGGCGGAGCCAGGCGAGGCTCCGGTAATCGAGGAAGGAGGACTGATCATGATGCGAGCGGAGCGAGTGATTATCAATGACGAGGGAGACGAGCTGGCAAATGATCTTTCCTCTACGGGTCAGGAACAGGAAGTAGACTCAGCCGTGTCCAATCAGAGGTCAGAGACAACTCCTGAAGAGTCCTCAGAAGTAGCAaaagagactgagacagaggcagacacagtaaccagaggTTTAGGAGAAGGACAGATGGACACCGTAACTAGAGATTTAGGAGAAGGACAGATGGACACAGTAACCGGAGATTTAGGAGAAGGACAGATGGACACAGTAATAGGAGATTTAGGAGAAGGACAGATGGACACAGTAATAGGAGATTTAGGAGAAAGACAGATGGAGGGTGTGGGAAACagtggtggagaggaagaggcGCAGCCAGTAGAGGAAGCTCCTGTGTCTGACTTGCAGGCCCCAGATGATGGCGTTGTGGCTGCCGTTCCCGTCTACTCTGAGACCTTACTCACCCCCAGGCCCGACGCAGAGGGAGAGGCTGCAGGCGAGCCGGCAGAGGGCGATGTGGAAGTGAAGACTGAAGTGGAAGTCAAGGGGGAAGAGGAGGCCTCGCTGGCCCCAGAATCAGCCATCCTCCCTGGGGGCCAGTTCCTGGAGGTGTCCCTAGTGGAGCCCCGGACTgagccagagcaggagccccTGCTGTTCCCATCCAAGGCCCAGACCCTGGCCTTGGGGGAGCAGGCTCCAGCCACCCCAGAGACACTGACCGCTACCAggggagaggcggagggaggggTCGATGTGGCTCCCAAACGCAAGACCTGCCAGTGCTGCTCTGTCATGTGA